The following are encoded in a window of Platichthys flesus chromosome 19, fPlaFle2.1, whole genome shotgun sequence genomic DNA:
- the miga2 gene encoding mitoguardin 2, whose amino-acid sequence MSLRQAGGMSIAQALAMTVAEIPVFLYSTFGQSIFSQLKLTPNLKRVLFATAIGSVALALTAHQLKRRGRKRNQATQRKEGQKTVGIPEALRKTGRPSSLKRGQLTGRQMMSPSTRSNDTMSGISSLAPSKHSSSSHSLASMRVLGSPSQSANPPTPWEAEPVAEESGALEDANAENLYLIGMELFEEALRKWEQALNIRHHTSSTSSNNSLALQGAACGDFPMAEAHSKGFADKLETLLHKAYHLQEDFGSTIPTDSVLADFESEGTLILPQVGNFHRLQDDDATTVTSDQSFFSAAELFDAMSLEEHYQPLKPSALYEEALSLVREGKVSYRCPRTELLECYGDQDFLAKLHCVRQAFQVLLSDETHRTFFMETGKQMITGLMVKANKSPKGFLESYEDMLLYTQREGTWPVTQMELEGRGVVCMNFFDIVLDFILMDAFEDLESPPSSVVAVLRNRWLSDSFKETALATACWSVLKAKRRLLMVPDGFISHFYAISEHVSPVLAYGFLGPRQHLSEVCTIFKQQIVQYLKDMFDHDKVRFTSANSLAEDILNLSHRRSEILLGYLGIDRLLELNGSLPRDTDSS is encoded by the exons ATGTCACTCAGACAAGCAGGAGGGATGTCCATCGCACAGGCTTTGGCCATGACCGTGGCGGAGATACCGGTCTTTCTATATTCCACATTTGGCCAG TCCATCTTTTCTCAGCTAAAACTTACACCAAACTTGAAGAGGGTGCTCTTTGCCACAGCGATAGGCAGTGTTGCTCTGGCTCTCACTGCTCATCAGCTTAAGAGGCGGGGGAGAAAAAGGAACCAGGCAACACAACGGAAGGAGGGCCAGAAGACCGTGGGAATACCTGAAGCActgaggaagacaggaagacCCTCTTCATTAAAGAGAG GTCAGTTAACTGGTCGTCAGATGATGAGTCCGAGCACCAGGAGCAATGACACCATGAGTGGAATTTCTTCCCTGGCTCCCAGTAAACACTCAAGTTCCTCACACAGCCTTGCATCA ATGCGGGTCCTAGGCTCCCCAAGCCAGTCTGCCAACCCACCCACGCCCTGGGAGGCAGAACCTGTGGCAGAAGAGTCAGGGGCACTAGAGGATGCGAACGCAGAGAATCTGTATTTAATTG GAATGGAGCTTTTTGAGGAAGCTCTGAGAAAGTGGGAACAAGCCCTGAATATTCGCCATCACACCTCCTCAACCTCCAGCAACAACAGCCTCGCTCTGCAGGGGGCAGCGTGTGGAGACTTTCCCATG GCTGAAGCCCATAGTAAAGGGTTTGCTGACAAGTTAGAGACTCTACTGCACAAGGCGTACCACCTACAGGAGGATTTTGGGAGCACTATCCCTACAGACAGCGTGCTGGCAGACTTTG AGAGCGAAGGAACTCTTATCTTGCCTCAAGTTGGGAATTTCCACAGACTGCAAGATGATGATGCGACTACTGTTACCTCCGACCAGTCGTTCTTTTCGGCCGCAGAG CTGTTTGATGCCATGTCTCTGGAAGAGCACTACCAGCCTCTGAAGCCTTCAGCTCTTTATGAAGAAGCCCTGTCTCTGGTACGAGAGGGAAAAGTGTCATATAGGTGCCCGAG GACTGAACTACTTGAATGTTATGGTGATCAAGATTTCCTAGCCAAACTTCACTGTGTGAGACAAGCATTCCAG GTGCTGTTGTCAGATGAAACTCATCGCACGTTTTTCATGGAGACCGGGAAGCAGATGATTACAGGGTTAATGGTGAAGGCCAACAAG AGTCCTAAAGGCTTCCTAGAGAGCTATGAGGACATGCTGCTTTACACTCAGAGAGAGGGAACGTGGCCAGTTACACAGATGGAGCTAGAGGGCCGAGGA GTGGTGTGTATGAACTTTTTTGACATAGTGTTGGACTTTATACTAATGGACGCATTCGAAGACCTGGAGAGCCCTCCCTCATCTGTGGTAGCTGTGCTGAGGAATCGCTGGCTCTCTGACAGCTTCAAAGAGACG GCTCTGGCGACTGCTTGCTGGTCTGTCCTAAAAGCGAAAAGGCGTCTGCTCATG GTTCCTGATGGTTTTATCTCCCACTTCTATGCCATATCAGAACATGTGAGCCCAGTTTTAGCTTATGGGTTCTTGGGACCCAGGCAGCACCTAAGTGAGGTCTGCACTATCTTCAAG CAACAAATCGTGCAGTACCTTAAGGATATGTTTGACCATGACAAGGTCCGCTTCACCTCTGCTAACAGCTTGGCCGAGGACATCCTGAACCTTTCCCACCGCCGCAGCGAGATTTTACTGGGGTATCTGGGGATCGACAGACTTCTGGAGCTCAACGGTTCCCTGCCCAGGGACACCGACAGCTCTTAG
- the st6galnac4 gene encoding alpha-N-acetyl-neuraminyl-2,3-beta-galactosyl-1,3-N-acetyl-galactosaminide alpha-2,6-sialyltransferase isoform X1, which translates to MALCIGVSPKGLGMKSPMLRWLLLLGLSLPLLFWFAHVITRDGPSPVLQSSGLRGYVRISPGGTEQVRSRDPGSRGVAPPPEVWVQFLHKHCNQCALVSSSGQMLRAGIGDEIDKFACVIRMNNAPTDGFERDVGSRTSVRVVSHTSVPLLVKNERYYFQQSADTTYVFWGPDRNMRQDGKGRIFNTLLKIAKKYPDVKIYTVTREKIQYCDSVFQNETGKNRMKTGAFLSTGFFTMILAIDMCERIHVYGMIDDNYCSRANHSDVPYHYYEQNRVNECRMYKVHEHTKRGGHRFITEKAIYARWATHHDIKFKHPSWSL; encoded by the exons ATGGCTCTCTGCATCGGGGTCTCTCCCAAAGGCCTCGGAATGAAGTCCCCG ATGCTTCGATGGCTGTTGCTGCTCGGCCTGAGCCTCCCCCTGTTGTTTTGGTTTGCCCATGTGATCACACGGGACGGGCCGTCGCCTGTTCTGCAAAGCAGCGGGCTCAGGGGCTACGTGAGGATCAGCCCCGGCGGGacggagcaggtgaggagcagggatCCAGGATCCAGGGGTGTAGCCCCCCCTCCAGAGGTGTGGGTCCAA TTTCTGCACAAGCACTGCAACCAGTGTGCCTTGGTCTCCAGCTCAGGTCAGATGCTCAGAGCTGGCATTGGTGACGAGATTGACAAGTTTGCCTGCGTCATCCGGATGAACAATGCACCCACGGATGGGTTTGAAAGGGACGTGGGCAGCCGCACCAGTGTTCGGGTCGTGTCACACACCAGCGTTCCCCTGTTGGTGAAAAATGAACGATACTATTTCCAGCAGTCAGCGGACACCACCTACGTGTTCTGGGGTCCTGATAGGAATATGAGGCAGGACGGGAAAGGACGCATCTTCAACACACTCCTGAAAATAGCAAAGAAGTACCCGGATGTGAAGATCTACACCGTGACCAGAGAGAAGATTCAGTACTGTGACAGTGTGTTTCAGAACGAAACCGGAAAAAACAG AATGAAGACGGGAGCTTTTCTCAGCACTGGATTTTTCACTATGATCCTGGCCATAGACATGTGTGAAAGAATCCATGTGTACGGGATGATCGATGACAACTACTGCAG TCGGGCCAATCACAGCGATGTTCCCTACCACTACTACGAGCAAAACCGAGTCAACGAGTGCAGGATGTACAAAGTGCACGAGCACACGAAACGCGGGGGTCATCGCTTCATAACTGAGAAGGCCATCTACGCCAGATGGGCCACGCACCATGATATCAAGTTCAAGCACCCCTCCTGGAGTCTCTGA
- the st6galnac4 gene encoding alpha-N-acetyl-neuraminyl-2,3-beta-galactosyl-1,3-N-acetyl-galactosaminide alpha-2,6-sialyltransferase isoform X2, giving the protein MALCIGVSPKGLGMKSPMLRWLLLLGLSLPLLFWFAHVITRDGPSPVLQSSGLRGYVRISPGGTEQFLHKHCNQCALVSSSGQMLRAGIGDEIDKFACVIRMNNAPTDGFERDVGSRTSVRVVSHTSVPLLVKNERYYFQQSADTTYVFWGPDRNMRQDGKGRIFNTLLKIAKKYPDVKIYTVTREKIQYCDSVFQNETGKNRMKTGAFLSTGFFTMILAIDMCERIHVYGMIDDNYCSRANHSDVPYHYYEQNRVNECRMYKVHEHTKRGGHRFITEKAIYARWATHHDIKFKHPSWSL; this is encoded by the exons ATGGCTCTCTGCATCGGGGTCTCTCCCAAAGGCCTCGGAATGAAGTCCCCG ATGCTTCGATGGCTGTTGCTGCTCGGCCTGAGCCTCCCCCTGTTGTTTTGGTTTGCCCATGTGATCACACGGGACGGGCCGTCGCCTGTTCTGCAAAGCAGCGGGCTCAGGGGCTACGTGAGGATCAGCCCCGGCGGGacggagcag TTTCTGCACAAGCACTGCAACCAGTGTGCCTTGGTCTCCAGCTCAGGTCAGATGCTCAGAGCTGGCATTGGTGACGAGATTGACAAGTTTGCCTGCGTCATCCGGATGAACAATGCACCCACGGATGGGTTTGAAAGGGACGTGGGCAGCCGCACCAGTGTTCGGGTCGTGTCACACACCAGCGTTCCCCTGTTGGTGAAAAATGAACGATACTATTTCCAGCAGTCAGCGGACACCACCTACGTGTTCTGGGGTCCTGATAGGAATATGAGGCAGGACGGGAAAGGACGCATCTTCAACACACTCCTGAAAATAGCAAAGAAGTACCCGGATGTGAAGATCTACACCGTGACCAGAGAGAAGATTCAGTACTGTGACAGTGTGTTTCAGAACGAAACCGGAAAAAACAG AATGAAGACGGGAGCTTTTCTCAGCACTGGATTTTTCACTATGATCCTGGCCATAGACATGTGTGAAAGAATCCATGTGTACGGGATGATCGATGACAACTACTGCAG TCGGGCCAATCACAGCGATGTTCCCTACCACTACTACGAGCAAAACCGAGTCAACGAGTGCAGGATGTACAAAGTGCACGAGCACACGAAACGCGGGGGTCATCGCTTCATAACTGAGAAGGCCATCTACGCCAGATGGGCCACGCACCATGATATCAAGTTCAAGCACCCCTCCTGGAGTCTCTGA
- the st6galnac6 gene encoding alpha-N-acetylgalactosaminide alpha-2,6-sialyltransferase 6, whose amino-acid sequence MGLSGKGQQSHRMVIFVVILVLMTILFLYGSSNVSSDVFTPMHVAVNNLLKNSDLKKWAGKEGYVPFHGNKNMNLHCNTCALVTSSSHVLGSRAGEEIDRAECVIRMNDAPTLGFEADVGSRTSLRVVAHSSVFRVVRRPNEFLHRMDNNPVIIFWGPPSKIGKEGKGTLYRLIQRVSMTYSNLSCFSIVPSKMRRFDSLFHKETGRDRQKSHSWLSTGWFTMVIAIEICDNITVYGMVPPNHCGKKPGSKKIPYHYYKPRGPDECVTYIQSEKSRKGNHHRFITEKHVFARWAKQYNITFTHPDW is encoded by the exons ATGGGGCTCAGTGGAAAG GGACAACAGAGCCACAGGATGGTGATCTTTGTTGTCATCCTCGTCCTGATGACAATCCTCTTCCTGTACGGCTCCAGCAATGTCAGCAGTGACGTCTTTACCCCCATGCACGTGGCCGTTAATAACCTCCTCAAGAACTCAGACCTGAAGAAGTGGGCTGGGAAAGAAGGCTACGTGCCATTTCATGGGAACAAG AACATGAACCTGCACTGCAATACCTGCGCGCTGGTGACAAGTTCAAGCCATGTGTTGGGGAGTCGAGCGGGAGAAGAGATCGACCGCGCGGAGTGTGTGATTCGGATGAATGACGCTCCTACGCTGGGGTTCGAGGCGGATGTGGGCAGTCGGACTTCCCTGAGGGTCGTGGCCCACTCcagcgtgttcagggtggtccGCAGGCCCAACGAGTTCTTGCATCGCATGGACAACAACCCGGTGATCATATTCTGGGGACCCCCGAGCAAGATTGGGAAGGAGGGCAAGGGAACTTTGTACAGACTGATCCAGAGAGTCAGCATGACCTACAGCAACTTGTCGTGTTTCAGTATCGTACCCAGCAAGATGCGCCGGTTCGACAGTCTCTTTCATAAGGAGACAGGGCGAGACAG ACAAAAATCTCACTCGTGGTTGAGCACAGGCTGGTTCACAATGGTCATCGCCATTGAGATATGCGATAACATAACAGTATATGGGATGGTTCCACCCAATCACTGTGG AAAAAAACCTGGATCCAAGAAGATTCCCTATCACTATTACAAACCCAGGGGGCCTGATGAATGTGTCACTTACATACAGAGCGAGAAAAGTCGGAAAGGAAACCACCACCGCTTCATTACCGAGAAGCATGTGTTTGCACGCTGGGCAAAGCAGTACAACATCACCTTCACTCACCCCGACTggtga